A stretch of Borrelia coriaceae DNA encodes these proteins:
- a CDS encoding variable large family protein, translating into MKNFKKPLSVLAIMSMLASCNLVADAISNQDGSTVAITQEMKNQIQQAVQNIDINNLSENDISNILNKFRKVEFKHDSKRNEISTYFNNIKDVLTIIKNTLKEKTNENNSIIKTIDKITNAIEKLANATNSNFNIVEINNTDNKASIPSDKKSVQYIIDGIKEIGEIAKIPNINIEQNNNEEVPAHSSQYAPAALNSGTNAVDLKSSSALNQIVSKANAQEMLKTIINSTTVSNTHDISQGCSNKDNNAGRLTTGKSSYDKGAGAKSKADLAAAVALKAMSKNGKFANCKNNNNNEYTTNVRQAAVNAVNKVLNGLNTIIIDILKAEFNKIKN; encoded by the coding sequence ATGAAAAATTTTAAAAAACCTTTGAGTGTCCTTGCTATAATGTCTATGTTGGCTAGCTGTAACCTCGTTGCTGATGCTATCTCTAACCAAGATGGTTCCACTGTTGCTATAACTCAGGAAATGAAAAATCAAATACAACAAGCCGTTCAAAACATAGATATCAATAACCTATCTGAAAACGATATCTCTAACATTTTAAACAAATTTAGAAAGGTTGAATTCAAACATGACAGCAAAAGAAATGAAATAAGTACATACTTTAATAACATAAAAGACGTATTAACAATTATTAAAAATACATTAAAAGAAAAAACTAATGAAAATAACAGTATAATTAAAACTATTGACAAAATAACAAACGCCATAGAAAAACTAGCTAATGCTACCAACTCAAACTTTAATATTGTAGAAATCAATAACACAGACAACAAAGCTTCTATCCCTTCCGACAAAAAAAGCGTCCAATACATCATAGATGGAATTAAAGAAATAGGTGAAATAGCAAAAATACCTAATATAAATATTGAACAAAACAACAATGAAGAAGTTCCCGCTCATAGTTCACAATATGCCCCAGCCGCTCTTAATAGCGGAACAAATGCTGTAGATTTAAAATCTAGTTCTGCACTAAATCAAATCGTATCTAAAGCCAACGCACAGGAAATGCTCAAAACAATAATAAATTCTACAACAGTAAGTAACACTCACGATATTAGTCAAGGTTGTAGTAATAAAGATAATAACGCTGGAAGATTAACTACTGGTAAAAGTTCATACGATAAAGGTGCTGGAGCAAAAAGTAAGGCTGACTTAGCTGCCGCAGTTGCACTAAAAGCTATGAGTAAAAACGGTAAATTTGCTAATTGTAAAAACAACAATAATAATGAATATACTACAAATGTTAGACAAGCTGCAGTTAATGCTGTTAATAAAGTATTAAATGGACTTAATACAATTATTATAGATATATTAAAAGCTGAATTTAATAAAATTAAAAATTAA
- the bdr gene encoding Bdr family repetitive protein, translated as MQESSLHAVSSPQVFNGYVTEDMIYQEFVKMGMQDYVANDLSKRYYRNELTYKDIEYLDSNFNLKLEMLERSLKSEIVSVRIELDNKIDNVESNLNVKIGNVRSELKSDIKDLDNKIDTKFSELDNKIDLNKMELDNKIDKTASEFRSTLRVHNWMLGTIITICLGILLTLIFK; from the coding sequence ATGCAAGAGTCATCATTACATGCTGTTAGTAGTCCACAAGTTTTTAATGGATATGTGACTGAGGATATGATCTATCAAGAATTTGTGAAGATGGGCATGCAAGATTATGTAGCAAATGATCTCTCTAAAAGATATTATCGTAATGAATTGACGTATAAAGATATTGAATATTTAGATAGTAATTTTAACCTGAAGTTAGAGATGTTGGAACGTAGCTTAAAATCAGAGATTGTATCAGTAAGAATTGAATTAGATAATAAGATAGATAATGTAGAGAGTAATTTAAATGTAAAGATAGGGAATGTGAGGAGTGAATTAAAGTCAGATATAAAAGATCTAGATAATAAGATAGATACTAAGTTTAGTGAACTAGATAATAAGATAGATCTTAACAAAATGGAGTTAGATAATAAGATAGACAAGACAGCATCAGAGTTTAGGAGCACATTGCGAGTGCACAATTGGATGTTAGGAACAATTATTACTATATGTTTAGGAATTTTATTGACACTAATCTTTAAATAA
- a CDS encoding DUF603 domain-containing protein, with the protein MLNMLTIINLLIHEDTLTNILLHASQSNAQARDLKSQFSMARSLLGIEFINSFSRYVELELKTHDDQIDKIESKIISLSKECEHSQEENSNEDLRLQLSQLKKEREVKKMQLYYEMLQKLKATDVESRFLILHIRSLRVHFSKMKFL; encoded by the coding sequence ATGCTGAATATGTTAACAATAATAAACTTACTTATTCATGAAGATACTCTGACTAATATCTTACTTCATGCATCCCAAAGTAATGCGCAAGCCCGTGATCTAAAGAGTCAGTTTAGTATGGCTCGTAGCCTTCTAGGAATAGAATTTATAAATTCATTTAGTAGATATGTAGAGTTAGAACTTAAAACTCATGATGATCAAATAGATAAAATAGAGTCTAAGATTATAAGTCTTTCTAAAGAGTGTGAACATTCACAAGAAGAAAATAGTAATGAAGACTTAAGACTTCAATTATCACAACTGAAAAAAGAAAGAGAAGTTAAGAAAATGCAGTTGTATTATGAGATGCTGCAAAAGCTAAAAGCAACAGATGTAGAATCACGTTTTTTGATTCTGCATATTCGTTCTCTTAGAGTGCATTTTAGTAAAATGAAGTTCCTATAA
- a CDS encoding DUF603 domain-containing protein yields the protein MSRFKKSFDDYIVYFKEGKLNDANIAKEMDVSKANVSKMRHKWKGVKDNAEYVNNNKLTYS from the coding sequence ATGAGTAGATTTAAGAAATCATTTGATGATTATATTGTGTATTTTAAAGAAGGAAAGCTTAATGATGCTAATATTGCAAAGGAAATGGACGTCTCAAAAGCAAATGTAAGTAAAATGAGACACAAATGGAAAGGAGTTAAAGATAATGCTGAATATGTTAACAATAATAAACTTACTTATTCATGA
- a CDS encoding Mlp family lipoprotein encodes MQIFTKLLVFYSTILFYCCNSDTINDTSNKPHEQNEIKPVTLTADEKQKLDVLINAFNKVIELKRLPDDELQKSQNLLNWLGSINVQKQKELANVFTLVYNFLKDKTHSQLNNLTITQFINNALACHDTNECNNLNTLTGRIKLFFIIVLYDITRTSNTNEERFQALKAELLNINKYVISLLGREIYERVIRMQLKNDNNKTQAFNLLINAFPQETDNQIRVKILRHLFELNDNGTIKSINDAKLNSILDHIHTELNKCNGNEDGKNNLKTRIKDYFIQADQDNTLKTTAFNNFSNTVVSSCQQ; translated from the coding sequence ATGCAAATATTTACCAAATTATTAGTATTTTACAGTACAATACTATTTTACTGTTGCAATTCGGATACAATTAATGACACGTCTAATAAGCCTCATGAACAAAACGAAATAAAACCTGTTACTTTAACTGCTGATGAAAAGCAAAAACTTGATGTTCTTATAAATGCATTTAATAAAGTGATAGAATTAAAACGATTGCCAGATGATGAATTACAAAAAAGTCAAAACCTTTTAAATTGGCTAGGCTCAATAAACGTACAAAAACAAAAAGAATTAGCTAATGTTTTTACTCTAGTCTATAACTTTTTAAAAGATAAAACACACTCACAATTAAATAATTTGACCATTACTCAATTTATAAATAACGCTTTAGCTTGCCACGATACAAATGAATGTAATAACCTAAATACACTTACTGGACGTATAAAACTATTTTTTATAATTGTCCTATACGATATAACTAGAACAAGCAACACCAATGAAGAAAGATTCCAAGCTCTCAAAGCAGAATTACTTAACATAAATAAGTATGTAATTAGTTTATTAGGAAGAGAGATATACGAAAGAGTAATAAGAATGCAACTAAAAAATGATAATAACAAAACACAGGCTTTTAATCTCTTAATAAATGCCTTTCCACAGGAAACGGACAATCAGATTAGAGTGAAAATACTACGGCACTTGTTTGAACTAAATGATAATGGAACGATAAAATCTATAAATGATGCAAAGTTAAATTCTATACTAGATCATATACATACTGAACTTAACAAGTGTAATGGAAATGAAGATGGTAAAAACAATCTTAAAACTCGCATAAAAGACTATTTCATACAAGCAGACCAAGACAATACGCTAAAGACTACTGCATTTAATAATTTTTCAAATACAGTAGTAAGCAGTTGTCAGCAGTAA
- a CDS encoding plasmid maintenance protein, with the protein MLNTDFKTKTYTKPLKEYHNRYYKILSIIRYFQNNAIKYNQTTILNALNIFLSKDGLKKITLRTLRKDLTFLCNKDIIKKTLLRLGEGNGSYIRYTITKYSITNLKKVLKAKEKIIEHDVNKIFIFTKETRFKYFNNVKAKIFKSKNVTKNVSHNITININYNKYAKNEIKENETINKTNSLIKKISKWKTMRYLDKIKENANKKEYENNMSKVEKWLKSLEIKNNTTKN; encoded by the coding sequence ATGTTAAATACAGACTTTAAAACTAAAACCTATACAAAGCCATTAAAAGAATATCATAACAGATATTACAAAATATTATCAATAATTAGATATTTCCAAAATAATGCAATTAAATACAATCAAACAACTATTTTAAATGCATTAAACATTTTTTTATCTAAAGACGGTCTCAAAAAAATTACACTAAGAACTTTAAGAAAAGATTTAACCTTTCTATGTAACAAAGACATTATTAAAAAAACTTTATTAAGATTAGGTGAAGGAAATGGTTCATACATAAGATATACAATAACTAAGTATAGTATTACAAACTTAAAAAAAGTACTTAAAGCCAAAGAAAAAATTATAGAACACGATGTAAATAAAATATTTATATTCACAAAAGAAACAAGATTTAAATATTTTAACAATGTAAAGGCTAAAATATTTAAATCTAAAAATGTAACTAAAAATGTTAGTCATAATATAACTATTAATATTAATTATAATAAATATGCAAAAAATGAAATAAAAGAAAATGAAACAATAAACAAAACAAATTCTTTAATAAAAAAGATATCCAAATGGAAAACAATGAGATACTTAGATAAAATAAAAGAAAATGCAAATAAAAAGGAATACGAAAACAACATGTCAAAAGTAGAAAAATGGTTAAAAAGCTTAGAGATAAAAAATAATACCACAAAAAACTAA
- a CDS encoding DUF226 domain-containing protein → MENSLHKLRKKKLEISPKERIKNSFSKIEKINTRTLYHTKVFNDLFTFGNSQREKGKFFISLRGLFDNNNKNTFHLFKVKDNSDKFLGMFYGFKRIKNTILIRYKDDEKQSNETATIYKPYYIEFRFKKGSIFCYIKAIHALVKKEKFNKTYVQSLLKRIVNLEHEVYKFYEKQLPDGGIITKWIEKNQK, encoded by the coding sequence ATGGAAAACTCGCTACACAAATTAAGAAAAAAAAAATTAGAAATTAGTCCAAAAGAAAGAATAAAAAATTCTTTCTCCAAGATAGAAAAAATAAATACTAGAACGTTATATCATACAAAAGTGTTTAACGATCTTTTTACTTTTGGAAATAGCCAAAGAGAAAAAGGTAAATTCTTTATCTCTTTAAGAGGATTGTTTGACAACAACAATAAAAATACATTTCACTTATTTAAAGTTAAAGATAATAGTGACAAATTTCTAGGCATGTTTTACGGATTTAAAAGAATCAAAAACACAATTTTAATCAGATATAAAGATGATGAAAAACAATCTAATGAAACAGCAACGATATATAAACCTTATTATATAGAATTTAGATTTAAAAAAGGCAGCATTTTCTGTTATATAAAAGCAATCCATGCTTTAGTCAAGAAAGAAAAATTTAACAAAACTTATGTTCAAAGTTTATTGAAAAGAATCGTTAACTTAGAACATGAAGTATACAAATTTTATGAAAAGCAGTTACCAGATGGAGGGATCATAACTAAATGGATAGAAAAAAACCAGAAATAA
- a CDS encoding ParA family protein — protein sequence MDRKKPEIITIASIKGGVGKSTSAIIFATLLSKKYKVLLIDIDTQASTTSYYHDKLLKKNINIVNTNIYKVLNETLDINNSIVNMKDNLDFIPSYIHLHKFIRESIPLKELRLKECLFFLQKKYDYIILDTNPSLDATLANALICSNHIIVPMTAEKWSVESLELVEFYMKELRIKLKIFILITRFKKNNTQKELLEYIQSKKGFLGFIHEREDLNKRISKNDIFDLTKDYIKDYERSLNNFLNQRLNSAFNAL from the coding sequence ATGGATAGAAAAAAACCAGAAATAATCACTATAGCATCAATTAAAGGCGGGGTTGGAAAAAGTACGAGTGCTATCATATTTGCAACTCTATTATCAAAAAAATATAAAGTTTTGTTAATAGATATTGACACTCAAGCATCAACTACTAGTTATTATCATGATAAACTATTAAAAAAAAATATTAACATAGTAAATACAAATATATATAAAGTTTTAAATGAAACATTAGATATCAACAATTCAATAGTGAACATGAAAGATAATCTTGACTTTATTCCCAGTTATATTCATCTACACAAATTTATACGAGAATCTATTCCTTTAAAAGAATTAAGACTAAAGGAGTGTTTATTTTTTTTACAAAAAAAATATGACTATATAATATTGGATACTAATCCTAGTCTAGATGCCACACTAGCTAATGCTTTAATATGCAGTAATCACATAATAGTACCTATGACAGCAGAAAAATGGTCAGTTGAAAGTTTAGAACTGGTGGAATTTTATATGAAAGAATTAAGAATAAAACTTAAAATTTTTATTCTTATTACTAGATTTAAGAAAAATAACACACAAAAAGAATTATTAGAATACATACAGTCTAAAAAAGGATTTTTAGGTTTTATTCACGAAAGAGAAGACTTAAATAAAAGGATATCAAAAAATGATATTTTTGACTTAACCAAAGACTATATAAAAGATTATGAAAGATCTTTAAATAACTTTCTGAATCAAAGACTAAACAGTGCGTTTAACGCACTATAA
- a CDS encoding chromosome replication/partitioning protein, which yields MKNVILNSRILNTNENTESTALKHENLVRYNELKEKLKQNARKEIYYKVENIRILKEIKDNEYYKFDGHKNFDSFIKSYRMAKTQVYAYLRLANAIAEGMLAEQYIIENGINESLAIIKDKVSQTVRKSKQNSIKPLRFQLKSQESYNFYKENSKFTAFVLDTLFSNDRNYLNILFKKYSSLNLKND from the coding sequence ATGAAAAATGTTATTCTAAATAGTAGAATTTTAAATACCAATGAAAATACAGAATCAACTGCATTAAAACATGAAAATTTGGTTCGTTATAATGAATTAAAAGAAAAACTTAAACAAAATGCTAGGAAAGAAATTTATTACAAAGTGGAAAATATTAGAATTTTAAAAGAAATAAAGGATAATGAATATTATAAATTTGATGGGCATAAAAATTTTGACAGTTTTATTAAAAGTTATAGAATGGCTAAAACGCAAGTGTACGCTTATTTAAGATTAGCAAATGCCATAGCAGAAGGAATGCTTGCAGAGCAATATATCATTGAAAATGGTATTAATGAGTCACTTGCAATAATAAAGGATAAAGTAAGTCAAACAGTAAGAAAATCAAAGCAAAATTCTATAAAACCATTGAGATTTCAACTTAAAAGCCAAGAGAGTTACAATTTTTACAAAGAAAATTCTAAGTTCACGGCATTCGTATTGGATACACTTTTTTCAAATGACAGGAATTATTTGAATATACTATTTAAAAAATATTCCAGTTTAAATTTAAAAAATGATTAA
- a CDS encoding variable large family protein, whose protein sequence is MKINIKNIRVKSICATLFISLFLSCNNGMEELQKENQSLRSISNLRQQFLDVFTSFGDMMTGTLGFEKDPKKAAVAKYFKSIGDSLTKTRTSLEKMVENMRAANNFDAGKVETEVTTLNKILDTVIAGAKTASEAIGTENGELLGNIDVASGNAKGVPGDVTDLVKGIKAIVDVVLQGKGEPVAGDNKKSDDGTVGAGARGDNAGEAGNLFANSAIASNAKKAASDVTKAVGAVSGSDLLQAMVKNDDSMKLAKYAGAAGSIGINASNDGTIAGAIALRAMAKGGKFANGNVGDDVTVTVKGAALSAITKALNTLTIAIRKTVDDGFKKVKDVMNISDNDTAVSTESSTAAK, encoded by the coding sequence ATGAAAATAAATATTAAAAATATTAGAGTTAAAAGTATTTGTGCAACATTATTTATTTCTCTATTCCTTTCTTGTAATAATGGAATGGAAGAGCTTCAAAAGGAAAATCAGTCTTTACGCTCTATATCTAATTTAAGACAACAATTCTTAGATGTTTTTACTTCTTTTGGTGATATGATGACTGGAACATTAGGGTTTGAGAAAGATCCCAAGAAAGCTGCTGTTGCTAAATATTTTAAGAGTATAGGGGATAGTTTGACAAAAACCAGGACATCTCTTGAAAAAATGGTTGAGAATATGAGAGCTGCAAATAATTTTGATGCTGGTAAAGTAGAGACTGAAGTAACAACTTTAAATAAAATACTTGACACAGTAATTGCTGGGGCTAAGACTGCTAGTGAGGCTATTGGTACTGAAAATGGTGAACTACTTGGTAATATTGATGTTGCTAGTGGAAATGCTAAAGGTGTACCTGGAGATGTTACGGACCTAGTAAAGGGAATTAAAGCAATTGTAGATGTAGTGCTTCAAGGTAAAGGTGAGCCTGTTGCTGGTGATAATAAAAAGTCTGATGATGGTACTGTTGGAGCTGGTGCAAGAGGTGATAATGCTGGTGAAGCAGGTAACTTATTTGCTAATTCTGCTATTGCTTCGAATGCAAAAAAAGCAGCATCAGATGTAACGAAGGCTGTTGGTGCTGTATCCGGTTCTGATTTATTGCAAGCCATGGTTAAAAATGATGATTCTATGAAATTAGCTAAATATGCTGGAGCTGCTGGTTCTATTGGTATTAATGCTTCTAATGATGGAACTATAGCAGGTGCTATAGCGTTAAGAGCGATGGCTAAAGGTGGTAAGTTTGCTAATGGTAACGTTGGGGATGATGTTACTGTTACAGTTAAAGGAGCAGCTTTAAGTGCGATAACTAAAGCATTAAATACTTTAACTATAGCAATAAGAAAAACAGTGGATGATGGTTTTAAAAAAGTTAAAGATGTTATGAATATAAGTGATAATGACACTGCTGTAAGTACTGAATCTAGTACTGCTGCTAAATAA
- a CDS encoding variable large family protein, which translates to MKINIKNIKIKSVCVTLFISLFLSCNNGIEESLADKGAGKGLNDIIADSRKIFLDAFVSFGNSLKESFSITSTTTKKAVGERLGNVGEAVKLVKGNLESLKEKEHFGFIKNKVETSIDNSIKTLDKIVNGVGKIKEATAGSADNKIGNATKDGEDAAPPSDTDSVKSIVEGIGMVYGAARETGIDPKGDATKTVTDSKKVGNLFGNNGSIGGADALKAAHMALTNASGADILAAIDIAAKGGTSKPAGQIKDATNAFDIAIATQNHGDAHVDVRTKGAVIAAGIALRAIAKDGKLATVATNAPKEEINAVLIGAVGKTINEIVSTIRRTVDKCLKNVSDCIKENSSSEVKSK; encoded by the coding sequence ATGAAAATAAATATTAAAAATATTAAGATAAAAAGTGTTTGTGTTACATTATTTATCTCTTTATTCCTTTCTTGTAATAATGGAATAGAAGAAAGCTTAGCAGATAAGGGAGCTGGAAAAGGGTTAAATGATATAATTGCAGATTCTAGAAAGATATTTTTGGATGCTTTTGTTTCTTTTGGAAATTCACTAAAAGAATCATTTAGTATTACTTCAACTACAACTAAAAAAGCAGTTGGAGAACGGTTGGGTAATGTTGGTGAGGCAGTTAAATTAGTTAAAGGTAACCTAGAAAGTTTAAAGGAAAAAGAGCATTTTGGTTTTATAAAAAACAAAGTTGAGACCTCAATTGATAATTCAATTAAGACTTTGGATAAGATAGTTAATGGAGTAGGTAAAATTAAAGAAGCTACTGCTGGTAGTGCTGATAATAAAATTGGTAATGCTACTAAAGATGGTGAGGATGCGGCCCCACCATCAGATACAGATAGTGTGAAGAGTATCGTTGAAGGAATTGGCATGGTTTATGGAGCAGCAAGGGAAACTGGTATTGATCCAAAAGGAGATGCTACTAAAACAGTGACTGACTCTAAAAAAGTTGGAAACCTGTTTGGTAATAATGGTAGTATTGGTGGTGCAGATGCATTAAAAGCAGCTCATATGGCATTAACTAATGCTAGTGGTGCAGATATATTAGCAGCAATTGATATAGCAGCTAAGGGTGGTACAAGTAAGCCCGCTGGTCAAATAAAAGATGCAACAAATGCTTTTGACATTGCTATTGCTACTCAAAATCATGGAGATGCTCATGTTGACGTTAGGACAAAAGGAGCAGTAATAGCAGCAGGAATAGCATTGAGGGCTATAGCTAAAGATGGTAAATTAGCAACTGTTGCTACTAATGCACCAAAAGAAGAAATAAATGCAGTATTAATAGGTGCAGTGGGGAAAACTATAAATGAGATAGTATCTACTATAAGAAGAACAGTTGATAAATGTTTAAAAAATGTTAGTGATTGCATAAAAGAAAATTCTAGTAGTGAAGTAAAATCTAAATAG
- a CDS encoding variable large family protein: MKINIKNIRVKSICATLFISLFLSCNNSGEELEKLKKQNNFLSSLANLGNDFLNVFTSFGDTLGGILSFDFKTPKSEIGKYFKNIENSLTETKTKLEQLVADMKSEGNPNATATETAVNNLVTNTLAKIIAGANAVSEAIGNASEPIANIDAKTKGGAAGNVDKLIEGMKDIIKLVLGEKGNPNAGTEKKADALDNRAGGSTPTNGEAGNLFDASASSGVGSGSGHAKKAAADAVKAVGAVTGADILKAIVINGKTADTKAAEAKAKDATIAGAIALRAMAKDGKFPGVASGSFSTDNDEYTAAVKDAAISAVTKVLNTLTIAIRKTIDAGLKTVQDVMKINPNDTTISNEDGISTK; encoded by the coding sequence ATGAAAATAAATATTAAAAATATTAGAGTAAAAAGTATTTGTGCAACATTATTTATTTCTCTATTCCTTTCTTGTAATAATTCTGGTGAGGAATTAGAAAAACTTAAAAAGCAAAATAACTTCTTATCCTCACTTGCTAATTTAGGTAATGACTTCTTAAACGTTTTCACTTCTTTTGGGGATACACTTGGTGGTATTTTAAGTTTTGATTTTAAGACACCAAAGTCTGAGATTGGTAAGTACTTTAAGAATATAGAAAACAGCTTAACAGAAACAAAGACCAAGCTTGAGCAACTTGTTGCTGACATGAAATCAGAAGGAAATCCTAATGCTACTGCAACTGAGACGGCTGTAAATAACTTAGTGACTAATACGCTTGCTAAGATCATTGCTGGTGCTAATGCTGTTAGTGAGGCGATTGGTAATGCGAGTGAACCAATTGCTAATATTGATGCTAAGACTAAAGGTGGTGCTGCAGGTAATGTTGATAAATTAATAGAGGGAATGAAAGATATAATAAAATTGGTACTTGGAGAAAAGGGTAATCCTAATGCTGGCACTGAGAAAAAGGCTGATGCTCTTGACAATCGTGCTGGTGGTAGTACTCCTACTAACGGTGAGGCAGGAAATTTATTTGATGCTTCAGCTAGTTCTGGAGTTGGTTCTGGTTCTGGGCATGCAAAGAAGGCAGCAGCTGATGCCGTTAAGGCTGTTGGAGCCGTAACTGGTGCTGATATTCTAAAAGCTATAGTTATAAATGGTAAGACTGCTGATACTAAAGCTGCTGAAGCTAAGGCTAAAGATGCAACCATAGCAGGTGCTATAGCGTTAAGGGCTATGGCTAAAGATGGTAAATTCCCTGGTGTTGCTTCTGGTTCTTTTTCGACTGATAATGATGAGTATACAGCTGCAGTTAAAGATGCAGCAATAAGTGCCGTTACTAAAGTATTAAATACACTCACAATAGCAATAAGAAAAACAATAGATGCAGGACTTAAAACCGTTCAAGATGTTATGAAAATTAATCCTAATGATACTACTATATCTAATGAAGATGGTATTTCTACTAAATAA
- a CDS encoding variable large family protein, whose amino-acid sequence MKINIKNIRLISICATLFISLFLACNNGAIEELQKEKDYILSISNLRQGFLDIFASFGDLLKDTFGITAVTTKKGVGEQLGKIGDATNSAKTKLESIKLDESYNLIKDKAETLITKAIDILGKIVDGATKIKDATVDDSPVGGKVTDTENAEPAEEKSVKGLIEGINLILEAAKGVGTAPKGNDKKKIADSKEVAELFNLTSNVGSNTKALDGVNRAVIAASGADILASIAAVKDKKDGAGDIQNAKNAYDIAIAQKSHTNISDGEVNTNASAIAAGLALKAMAKGGKLATKATQAPGQAVNSVLIGVVDKTVNEIVSTIRRTVDKCLKDISDCIKVDSTSEVKVKSK is encoded by the coding sequence ATGAAAATAAATATTAAAAATATTAGATTAATAAGTATTTGTGCAACATTATTTATCTCTTTATTCCTTGCTTGTAATAATGGAGCAATAGAAGAACTTCAAAAGGAAAAGGATTATATACTCTCTATATCTAATTTAAGACAAGGTTTCTTAGATATTTTTGCTTCTTTTGGTGATTTACTAAAAGATACATTTGGTATTACTGCAGTTACAACTAAGAAAGGGGTTGGAGAACAATTAGGTAAAATTGGTGACGCAACTAATTCAGCTAAAACTAAATTAGAAAGCATCAAATTAGATGAGAGTTACAATTTAATAAAAGATAAAGCTGAGACCTTAATTACTAAGGCAATTGATATTTTGGGAAAGATAGTTGATGGAGCAACTAAAATTAAAGATGCTACTGTTGATGATAGTCCAGTTGGTGGTAAGGTTACTGATACTGAGAATGCAGAGCCGGCAGAAGAAAAAAGTGTAAAGGGTCTTATTGAAGGTATTAACTTGATCCTTGAAGCAGCAAAAGGAGTTGGTACTGCTCCAAAAGGTAATGATAAGAAAAAAATTGCTGACTCTAAAGAGGTAGCAGAGTTATTTAATCTAACTAGTAATGTTGGTAGTAATACTAAGGCACTAGATGGAGTCAACAGAGCAGTAATTGCAGCTAGTGGTGCAGATATATTAGCATCAATAGCTGCAGTTAAGGATAAAAAAGATGGTGCTGGCGACATACAAAATGCAAAAAATGCTTATGACATTGCTATTGCTCAGAAAAGTCATACCAATATTAGTGATGGTGAGGTTAACACAAATGCATCAGCAATAGCAGCAGGTTTAGCATTAAAAGCTATGGCTAAGGGTGGCAAACTAGCAACCAAGGCTACTCAAGCTCCAGGTCAAGCAGTAAATTCAGTATTAATAGGCGTAGTTGATAAAACTGTAAATGAAATAGTATCTACTATAAGAAGGACAGTTGATAAATGTTTAAAAGATATTAGTGATTGCATAAAAGTAGATTCTACTAGTGAAGTAAAAGTTAAATCTAAATAG